From the genome of Solanum stenotomum isolate F172 chromosome 5, ASM1918654v1, whole genome shotgun sequence:
AGTGCCAAATTTGGGTCACCGGAACCCATGGTCATCCGGCTAAACTCGATATATCATTTgtattattcttaaaaatatattaaatattagcTAAAGGAACCCATGCCCAAAATGACCAGATGGTTCACTGGTCGGAGGGCTTATTATCGAGGTGGTAGTCGCTGGTTCAAATCCCTCCAACGCTcgatttgtccatttttttaaaaaggtctattttgttatataattaataaaagaaatggCATTACAACTTTAATTAGCCgcataaaatagaataaaaatatatttcaattaaaCGTCTTCTCTTTAGCTAGCTAATTTTTTGTCTTTGTAAAATTTTGGAAATCTAacggaaataaaaaataataattttaaatttattatttttattttaattataaaagatTCATGTAGGTGTATATTTGATCATTTTcacatgaattattttttaacttatttaattaacattttttgagtttcttattcttatttctttgttttttcgtTCATTTTAGTGTAAAACTAAGAGAAATCAAAAGAAAGAACTGTGAatggaaaaagtaaaaaaattaagaaaaaagttttagaacaatttttttttgggctATAGTggaatttaaatattattatttttgtggctatattgaaatttagtttttatatctataatttttttggagcatctaaaataaattttacaataaaattagtgaaaataaataaatttgaccattaaaataataaattcaaattagttgttgaataaaataatatatgacaaggatcaaatatacccctatATTAATTTAGGGATATATATGAGTTACTTTCATAACAAGGTGCATGTCAACTCTAAATCACAAAGTTGAGGGCAATATTAGGCCATTTTCCCTACAATTTTAGATATTATCTTTAAAGTAATAGTGCACCCCTTGAAATCCGGGATTCGCCTCTGCTTGTAGGTCATGATTAATTAGACAAGATTAAGACCCTTTGATATATGTGTTCAAATGAAAGTGAGACTTAAGATTTCTGAGAGTGTTAGATTTTACCGCAAGTTGCAGAAACTATACAACTGCAAGGCTAGGatgaatatgatttttatgattttattgacttatttgtattttgacaagtgtgttgatgatttataTTGATTGGTGATTGTTTGCTCATCACTTGATGATGTGACATGCTAGTTAAGATCTAGCATTGATAAAGGATATATTATATTCTAATTTCTAAAGAAGGGGATATACTAATATAAAGGGTTACACTTATATTTTCAGAGTGTTGAGTCAGATACTATGTACTTATTTGTTCAGTAGGTGATGGATTGTAATATGCTAGAAAGATGATGtgtaactatatatatttacatGCAGATATGTTAGTTATTTATGATGATTTCAATGACTTGTGACTTGACTATGAGGAATGAACCTGTCTATTGCTTTATGGAGGAATTTATATATCGCTACTAATCTTAGTCGACCTATTATGCCTATTCATACATAGTGTTTGCATTGATGCTACTCATGCACTTTGTTTGAGCGCAAACTATGAACCAAAGGCATCTACGTATTCCTGTATTTAGCTCCGTTACTTTCAGATCAGAGGGTGAACTACTTTCATTCAGACTGCCGCAAATCtttgttgattttgatgtcTTCTTTTCAAACATTGAGACTATTTATGTATTCGTTTGCTATTCTTAAACAATTTTAGTTAGagttgatgaaactattgaTCTAACGAGCAAATGATAGCTAAGATGATGAAGAATTGTGAAACTCCAttgaaagagaaaagagagaatgTCTCAAATTGTATATAGAATATGAATGAATTAATTGTGTATTACAATTGAGTAACAACTATTTATAAAGCTGCTAACTCTAACTAACTCTAATTATCAACAACTAACTAACTTTAATAAACTATGGTGACGTGGACAATAAAACCTTCCATCCTCTTCTACAACTATCATCGCAACAAGAGTTTTAGCACATCAACTTTCGAATTCTATAAATGTTTTGTTTAGGCtttcattgtttatttatttaatcacTTTGGAGACTTCTACTTATGTCGTTTTATTTATATGTCTTGTTTAGATATTTAGATATTGCATGAGATAGATGCTTAGTTTTGATTCATCCCAGTAGGGATTGGTGTGAATGTCGATCACGACAGCATGATTCGTGAAAAAGTACAATTTATACTAATCTTATTATATCTAGAATCATCcttatacaagtataaataggGGTACCCTTTGGAATTTGAGCAACCCGAAATAAACCCATATCAATCCAATTCAAAGCAACTAACCTTATTCAAGAAGTCTTCATCTATAACCAAGTTCCTCTATCTAAAATCTTTGTTCTCTTTGCATACCTTCTCTTCTTTAGTTAAACCTTTCAATCCCAATGAATGATTTTGCACCGACAGAAGACCTCtccaattatatttttcttctgtTATTCTCTATATACATTtggaaaaaggaaataatacaGTCTAGAACTGAGAAAAAGAATGAGGAACGATGCAAAGCAAGAACAAGTTAAAAGAAATAGAAATGGTCAGACtgaagaaggaagaaatggAAAGTGAAATTAAATGAAGGAAGAGGGACAAATAACTATGATTGAAACAGGTGCCATCGAAACAACATATGATGGATTCACATCCTCTTATTTTCTTAGCTACCGTATCTAAAGATAATACATACATAATTAGATTTAATATATTTCCTCTAAATATTGTTATTGGAGATTCTCACATCCCTTAGAATTTTGGCAGCATCCTCTGGGAAAACAGGATTTATGTAACATCCCGTTGCTATCTCGAATCCACCAACTCCACTCAAATGGGGAGCTATTTGTAAAAACCAGTGTGTGGAAGGTGCATTTGAGGGGTCATCCTGAAATGGGGAAGTATGAATCAGAAGGTTGAATGGTGGATTGTTCAACTGCAAAGACATCTTCAAAAGCATGAGTTTCAACAACCCTCCAAGATCGACTGCCTGCATATTTGAACGGTAAAAAATTAGACAAGCTATTCAACTGAGTGGTTgttgagaaagaaaaacaatttgaaaattagTACGACCAAGAACATTGTAATCTTTTTCTTGAATCAGTTTCCCCCTCCTCAGCCACATATGCTACGAGATATCTTTTATCTTTTCACTAATCAGCAATTCTACTTGAAAAATGACAACACTTTCATGGTTAACTTGACAGAAGTCGTAATCCATTAAGGTTGTAAGTTTCTCATGTAGAATTTGCAGATAACTGACATTAGTAAAGTTAATCCAGGGTAATTTCACATCATTTTCTCATGAAAACAAACCATGGACAAACAAAGCTTCCATTACCTTCTCACTATCTATTTCATTAAAATGAGAAGAGTGATCACGAGGAATTATCCAAATCTCAAAAGCAAACGTTGCAGCGAAGGGAACCAGTGATATGAAATGGGCTGATTCAGCAATTAGCAATTCATTTGGTTGAATATCACACAGGCTGCATTTTCCAGTCTGCTTGTAGTATTCCATCATACTGTCAAGACGGGCAGAAACTGTTGGAGGAACAATGGGAAGAGCAATCATCTGACTGTGAGAATGGCTCATCGAAGCACCAGCAGAGGCTCCATGGTTTTTGAACACCTTTAAAAGCCAGTGAGTGAATCAATATTATATAGTGCAGTAGCCTTTGATGGTACAAACGTGCTGACTACGAACAAACCATTAGTACTCAAcaagaaagaggaaaaaacaaTAGATGTTGTTACATGCTGCAGATCCTTTGCACatattcaacaacaacaacaacaacatacccagtgtaatcccataGGTGGGGTCAGGGGAGGGTAGTTTGTACGTAGACCTTACtcctacctcgtggaggtagagattgtttccgaaagaccctcacCTCATGTAACGCATATCAAAGCAATTtggacaaaaaaaatacaaaagtaaAGAGGACATAACAATAATAGGGAAGGCATAACATAGCATTCAGAAGATAAGGGACTTACAGGGAAACAATGAAAAACTTGACTTTATAACCACCTTGCATCTAGAGGCTGAACATTGGGAAAAAACAGAAAGTCACCCGATTGCCTTACGGAACTTAACTTGGGTGATTGTGCTGGAATCATCCCAACATAATGATCGAATTGGTATGAAGAAAGATGAATGTGAAGACTGTCAGATCAGCTGACAATTGCCAGTAGGCTGTCATACTGCTACTAAATCTCCGTTGTGCTCATTCATCTCTAGTTTCATGATACTTAATCAGTTCTCTTGCATATATTTGGGATGACTAGAAGATTATCAATAACTAACTAACTTAGGAGTGCATTTTTTAGAGAATTCAGCGAACAGGAATCAAATACGTAATAAATATGAGAAGCTAACAAAGAGAACATACCCGTTCTCAAAAATAGATTGTAGTTAGGATGCTCAACTTGATACCAAAAATATGCTACACTATTTACAAGTTTCAAGTGTTCTTTCATTAAATAGTTCAAATTGACAGTCCAATGTGATATTTTAGATATTTACCCTATCAAACAAACTTCATTCAAATACTACATTGCTTTTCTCCTGTCACTAAAAatacaaactcaaaataatCTACCATGCCAATCAACCAGTTCACAAAAAATGGATGGAGAGTTACGTATCACATGCTCCTGCTCAGATTAGCATAATCTACCTCTTAAGTACTTCACCTAAATACTTATTAAGAAACTGTTTTAACTGTAATGATATCCCTCAAGGGATTGATAGACAATGAAATGGGATCAGAATAAAACCTGAACATACTTGATAGAATCACAACTCCGGAGCTGCTCGATCCTCTTCTTACAAGCTAGCAGAACCTCCCCAACTTGAGCCGGAGAAAGATCACTCAAATTTACTGAATGAACCGGCGATTCAATAACCACATCGTGAAATCCGAATCCACTAACTGCTACATCACCGACGAGCGAAACTGGATTTTGGAAATCCAATTCTCTGCTGACTGCCGGATATAGGTTTTGGATAACTCTGATTTTCCAATCGTTAGTGGAACCTGCTGGTACACGGAATATCTCCGGCGCACACTCGTGCTCGTGGCCGGCGCAAAATGGGCATTCTGTTTGATTGTTCGGTTGTGGATTCGATTTGGCCTTGAAGTCCGACGGTCGGCGCGATCTCGCTGGAGAGAACAGTACCCACCTATTGTGGATTTTGTCTTTCCGGATTTCGGGGCTCCGATTTGGCGTTTCTGCCTCCGCCATTTTAGTTTCGGGGTTCGATCTAATTTGGGGTGAGGATTTGTACTACTGGAAAAGCTCACACTGTGACAAATATTCGGATCATTTGGcgctgaatttttttttataatattagagataatatatataatattttatttaagtattaaattgatataaacgaataatttaaagttttttttttttgctattaatcttattatattttatgttctcttcttctttttttcttcaagtttctccCAGATTATTTATATAAGGtgaaaatagatttttaaaaaaacatgatCAAGTTAGCTGGAGacacatgaaaaaataaatatgcaaTAGTAAAATATCGTAGGAAATGAGTTTACTTCACTTCGGAAAATAAGACCGGATAGGGATATAGCATCTAAAGAAAGATTGGATAGATGAGATTAGTAATTAAAAGATTTGCTCCAAAAATAATgctaaatgttatttttttataattaaattctATTCATTCAATATATTAATAGGGAAATGATTCTCGGTCATTACATCCCGATGATAATTCACTCCTATAAAATGAGCTAGACGTTCATATTGAAAGGGGTCCCATTCTAAACTTTACAGCTAGCTCAGACTACTTGCTAAATATCAAGATTCTgttgtaaataatttatttgtggaTGTCAAGTGATAACATCACCTTGCTACAATAGCAATATGTATTTGTGGATGTTAGGTATTAACATCATTACTTGCTACTATAGCAATATTGTAAATTTT
Proteins encoded in this window:
- the LOC125865811 gene encoding ADP-glucose phosphorylase, with translation MAEAETPNRSPEIRKDKIHNRWVLFSPARSRRPSDFKAKSNPQPNNQTECPFCAGHEHECAPEIFRVPAGSTNDWKIRVIQNLYPAVSRELDFQNPVSLVGDVAVSGFGFHDVVIESPVHSVNLSDLSPAQVGEVLLACKKRIEQLRSCDSIKYVQVFKNHGASAGASMSHSHSQMIALPIVPPTVSARLDSMMEYYKQTGKCSLCDIQPNELLIAESAHFISLVPFAATFAFEIWIIPRDHSSHFNEIDSEKAVDLGGLLKLMLLKMSLQLNNPPFNLLIHTSPFQDDPSNAPSTHWFLQIAPHLSGVGGFEIATGCYINPVFPEDAAKILRDVRISNNNI